One genomic window of Medicago truncatula cultivar Jemalong A17 chromosome 1, MtrunA17r5.0-ANR, whole genome shotgun sequence includes the following:
- the LOC25484963 gene encoding isoliquiritigenin 2'-O-methyltransferase — protein MGNSYITKEDNQISATSEQTEDSACLSAMVLTTNLVYPAVLNAAIELNLFEIIAKATPSGAFMSPSEIASKMPASTQHSDLPNRLDRMLRLLASYSVLTSTTRTIEDGGAERVYGLSMVGKYLVPDESRGYLASFTTFLCYPALLQVWMNFKEAVVDEDIDLFKNVHGVTKYEFMGKDKKMNQIFNKSMVDVCATEMKRMLEIYTGFEGISTLVDVGGGSGRNLELIISKYPLIKGINFDLPQVIENAPPLLGIEHVGGDMFASVPQGDAMILKAVCHNWSDEKCIEFLSNCHKALSPNGKVIIVEFILPEEPNTTEESKLVSTLDNLMFITVGGRERTEKQYEKLSKLSGFSKFQVACRAFNSLGVMEFYK, from the exons ATGGGAAATTCCTACATTACCAAGGAGGATAACCAAATTAGTGCTACCTCAGAACAAACTGAGGACAGTGCATGTCTTTCAGCAATGGTACTTACCACTAATCTTGTTTATCCAGCAGTGTTAAATGCTGCTATTGAACTCAATTTATTTGAGATCATAGCTAAGGCAACACCATCTGGTGCTTTCATGTCACCATCAGAAATTGCTTCTAAAATGCCTGCATCAACACAACACTCGGACTTGCCTAATAGGTTAGACCGAATGTTGCGTTTGCTGGCTAGTTATTCTGTTCTTACTTCCACTACTCGAACCATCGAGGATGGTGGCGCCGAGAGAGTTTACGGACTCTCGATGGTCGGAAAATACCTTGTCCCTGATGAAAGTAGAGGATACTTGGCTTCATTTACCACATTTCTATGTTATCCTGCATTGTTACAAGTTTG GATGAATTTTAAGGAAGCAGTGGTGGATGAAGACATTGATTTGTTCAAGAACGTTCATGGAGTGACAAAGTATGAATTCATGGGAAAGGATAAAAAAATGAACCAAATTTTTAACAAGTCAATGGTTGATGTTTGTGCAACAGAAATGAAAAGAATGCTTGAAATATACACTGGATTTGAGGGAATATCAACATTGGTTGATGTTGGAGGTGGAAGTGGACGAAATCTTGAATTGATAATATCCAAATACCCATTAATAAAGGGAATTAACTTTGATCTGCCCCAAGTTATTGAAAATGCACCACCACTTTTAG GGATTGAGCATGTTGGAGGAGATATGTTTGCAAGTGTTCCACAGGGTGATGCCATGATACTGAAG GCTGTATGCCATAATTGGTCGGATGAAAAATGCATAGAATTTTTAAGCAATTGTCACAAAGCTCTATCACCAAATGGAAAAGTGATTATTGTGGAGTTCATATTGCCAGAAGAACCAAACACAACTGAAGAATCTAAGCTTGTTTCAACTCTTGACAATCTCATGTTTATCACAGTTGGTGGAAGGGAAAGAACTGAGAAACAGTACGAGAAATTGAGCAAACTCTCTGGATTTTCCAAATTTCAAGTTGCTTGCCGTGCTTTCAACAGTTTGGGAGTGATggaattttataaatga
- the LOC25484964 gene encoding uncharacterized protein isoform X1: MAQQRQSGTERLGVRVGSLDLHSTNGSSDHVAIGIRGGVGIKQPRLRRSARSDRGVRFSVIAILVFLFIVLVVTFMVFSYISREGEVLSSELSNKGDDTDDIKGDSDFLTNVPRIEKKVLDFGHDSGGRGRDSRYWDKDDRRRDGGYDEDMKDQISKDLGDANADDANRVKMNHSIKFSQDGSHTGLRRKGVGLYNEAGRHELKRYEAEYEASLKNVRHSAGDGEKLPHDADMEKKNAAVDIDDEYDDFFDSHDPQTEDSADSGNMGGKHSNALSLDSEVQNESHDSSDMGTNDDVTPEEDIDGESSLNKKNSPGGKTNSRLSDIANERTNRKSRPETKRKGKRRKYSGSCEMKVLNSTSQLVEPLESRKFARFNLQYVETEEKPLGVEQWTPRFAGHQSLEERENSFLARDQNIKCGFVKGPEGSPSTGFDMSEDDESYISRCHIAVISCIFGNSDRLRTPATKTISRLSRKNVCFVMFTDEITVRTLTSEGHPPDRMGFIGFWKLVVVKNLPYDDMRRVGKIPKLLAHRLFPSARYSIWLDSKLRLQLDPLLILEYFLWRKGYEFAISNHYDRHCVWEEVAQNKKLNKYNHTVIDQQFAFYRADGLQKFNASDLNKLLPSNVPEGSFIIRAHTPMSNLFNCLWFNEVERFTPRDQLSFAYTYQKLRRMNPDKPFHLNMFKDCERRHMAKLFHHRMDEKRNTRKKAIE, from the exons ATGGCTCAGCAGAGGCAATCGGGAACGGAGAGGCTTGGGGTGAGAGTAGGGTCTCTGGATCTGCATAGCACCAATGGCTCCAGTGATCATGTTGCTATTGGGATTCGCGGTGGTGTTGGGATTAAGCAGCCGCGGCTCCGGCGATCGGCACGATCCGATAGAGGAGTGCGGTTTTCAGTGATTGCAATCTTGGTTTTTCTCTTCATCGTACTTGTTGTTACTTTCATGGTGTTTTCTTACATTTCTAGAGAAGGTGAAGTTTTGAGTTCTg AATTAAGTAACAAGGGTGATGATACTGATGATATAAAGGGTGATTCTGATTTTCTTACAAATGTACCACGGATAGAGAAGAAAGTTCTTGATTTTGGACATGATTCTGGGGGACGTGGCCGAGATTCGAGGTATTGGGATAAGGATGATAGGAGAAGGGATGGTGGTTATGATGAGGATATGAAGGATCAGATAAGTAAGGATCTTGGAGATGCAAATGCTGACGATGCTAATCGTGTAAAGATGAATCACAGTATTAAGTTTTCCCAGGATGGTTCTCACACGGGTTTAAGGCGAAAAGGTGTTGGCTTGTATAATGAGGCGGGGCGTCATGAATTGAAAAGGTATGAAGCAGAATACGAGGCTTCTTTGAAAAATGTGAGACACTCCGCTGGAGATGGTGAGAAATTACCGCATGATGCTGATATGGAAAAGAAGAATGCGGCAGTCGACATTGATGATGAGTATGATGACTTTTTCGATTCTCACGATCCTCAAACGGAAGACTCTGCTGATAGTGGAAATATGGGAGGGAAACATTCTAATGCACTAAGTTTGGACAGTGAAGTTCAGAATGAATCTCATGATTCTTCTGATATGGGAACTAATGATGATGTTACTCCTGAGGAGGATATTGATGGGGAATCTtcccttaacaaaaaaaattctcctgGTGGAAAAACAAATTCTAGACTTTCAGATATTGCAAATGAACGAACCAACAGAAAATCACGTCCTGAAACAAAGAGGAAAGGCAAGCGTCGCAAATACTCAG GTTCGTGTGAGATGAAGGTGTTGAACTCAACATCTCAACTTGTAGAACCACTAGAAAGTCGAAAATTTGCAAGATTTAACTTACAATATGTGGAGACAGAAGAGAAGCCACTGGGAGTAGAACAATGGACGCCAAGATTTGCCGGCCATCAGAGcttagaagagagagaaaattcatttttgGCACGTGATCAAAACATAAAATGTGGTTTTGTTAAAGGCCCTGAAGGTTCACCCAGCACTGGTTTTGACATGTCAGAAGATGATGAAAGTTACATTAGTAGATGCCACATTGCTGTGATTTCATGCATATTTGGAAATTCTGATCGCCTAAGGACCCCGGCCACCAAGACG ATCAGTCGTTTGTCAAGAAAGAATGTCTGCTTTGTTATGTTTACCGATGAGATTACAGTGCGGACACTTACTTCTGAGGGCCATCCACCAGATAGAATGGGTTTCATTGGCTTTTGGAAGTTAGTGGTAGTGAAGAATCTACCTTATGATGATATGCGGCGAGTGGGCAAAATACCAAAGTTATTGGCCCATCGACTTTTTCCCTCTGCAAG GTATTCAATTTGGTTGGATAGCAAATTAAGGCTGCAGCTTGATCCTTTACTCATCTTGGAGTACTTCTTGTGGCGAAAGGGTTATGAATTTGCAATATCCAATCACTATGATCGGCATTGTGTTTGGGAAGAGGTAGCacaaaacaagaaattgaacAAGTATAATCATACAGTTATAGATCAACAATTTGCATTTTATCGGGCTGATGGACTCCAAAAATTTAATGCATCAGATCTAAACAAGCTTCTTCCAAGCA aTGTACCagaaggctcttttattattagGGCACACACCCCTATGTCAAATTTGTTCAATTGTCTCTGGTTCAATGAAGTTGAACGATTTACTCCTCGTGATCAGCTGAGTTTTGCATATACATATCAAAAGCTGAGAAGGATGAATCCTGATAAACCTTTTCATCTTAATATGTTCAAG GATTGTGAAAGGAGACACATGGCTAAGTTGTTCCATCATAGAATGGACGAGAAGAGGAATACACGTAAAAAAGCAATTGAATAA
- the LOC25484964 gene encoding uncharacterized protein isoform X2 translates to MAQQRQSGTERLGVRVGSLDLHSTNGSSDHVAIGIRGGVGIKQPRLRRSARSDRGVRFSVIAILVFLFIVLVVTFMVFSYISREELSNKGDDTDDIKGDSDFLTNVPRIEKKVLDFGHDSGGRGRDSRYWDKDDRRRDGGYDEDMKDQISKDLGDANADDANRVKMNHSIKFSQDGSHTGLRRKGVGLYNEAGRHELKRYEAEYEASLKNVRHSAGDGEKLPHDADMEKKNAAVDIDDEYDDFFDSHDPQTEDSADSGNMGGKHSNALSLDSEVQNESHDSSDMGTNDDVTPEEDIDGESSLNKKNSPGGKTNSRLSDIANERTNRKSRPETKRKGKRRKYSGSCEMKVLNSTSQLVEPLESRKFARFNLQYVETEEKPLGVEQWTPRFAGHQSLEERENSFLARDQNIKCGFVKGPEGSPSTGFDMSEDDESYISRCHIAVISCIFGNSDRLRTPATKTISRLSRKNVCFVMFTDEITVRTLTSEGHPPDRMGFIGFWKLVVVKNLPYDDMRRVGKIPKLLAHRLFPSARYSIWLDSKLRLQLDPLLILEYFLWRKGYEFAISNHYDRHCVWEEVAQNKKLNKYNHTVIDQQFAFYRADGLQKFNASDLNKLLPSNVPEGSFIIRAHTPMSNLFNCLWFNEVERFTPRDQLSFAYTYQKLRRMNPDKPFHLNMFKDCERRHMAKLFHHRMDEKRNTRKKAIE, encoded by the exons ATGGCTCAGCAGAGGCAATCGGGAACGGAGAGGCTTGGGGTGAGAGTAGGGTCTCTGGATCTGCATAGCACCAATGGCTCCAGTGATCATGTTGCTATTGGGATTCGCGGTGGTGTTGGGATTAAGCAGCCGCGGCTCCGGCGATCGGCACGATCCGATAGAGGAGTGCGGTTTTCAGTGATTGCAATCTTGGTTTTTCTCTTCATCGTACTTGTTGTTACTTTCATGGTGTTTTCTTACATTTCTAGAGAAG AATTAAGTAACAAGGGTGATGATACTGATGATATAAAGGGTGATTCTGATTTTCTTACAAATGTACCACGGATAGAGAAGAAAGTTCTTGATTTTGGACATGATTCTGGGGGACGTGGCCGAGATTCGAGGTATTGGGATAAGGATGATAGGAGAAGGGATGGTGGTTATGATGAGGATATGAAGGATCAGATAAGTAAGGATCTTGGAGATGCAAATGCTGACGATGCTAATCGTGTAAAGATGAATCACAGTATTAAGTTTTCCCAGGATGGTTCTCACACGGGTTTAAGGCGAAAAGGTGTTGGCTTGTATAATGAGGCGGGGCGTCATGAATTGAAAAGGTATGAAGCAGAATACGAGGCTTCTTTGAAAAATGTGAGACACTCCGCTGGAGATGGTGAGAAATTACCGCATGATGCTGATATGGAAAAGAAGAATGCGGCAGTCGACATTGATGATGAGTATGATGACTTTTTCGATTCTCACGATCCTCAAACGGAAGACTCTGCTGATAGTGGAAATATGGGAGGGAAACATTCTAATGCACTAAGTTTGGACAGTGAAGTTCAGAATGAATCTCATGATTCTTCTGATATGGGAACTAATGATGATGTTACTCCTGAGGAGGATATTGATGGGGAATCTtcccttaacaaaaaaaattctcctgGTGGAAAAACAAATTCTAGACTTTCAGATATTGCAAATGAACGAACCAACAGAAAATCACGTCCTGAAACAAAGAGGAAAGGCAAGCGTCGCAAATACTCAG GTTCGTGTGAGATGAAGGTGTTGAACTCAACATCTCAACTTGTAGAACCACTAGAAAGTCGAAAATTTGCAAGATTTAACTTACAATATGTGGAGACAGAAGAGAAGCCACTGGGAGTAGAACAATGGACGCCAAGATTTGCCGGCCATCAGAGcttagaagagagagaaaattcatttttgGCACGTGATCAAAACATAAAATGTGGTTTTGTTAAAGGCCCTGAAGGTTCACCCAGCACTGGTTTTGACATGTCAGAAGATGATGAAAGTTACATTAGTAGATGCCACATTGCTGTGATTTCATGCATATTTGGAAATTCTGATCGCCTAAGGACCCCGGCCACCAAGACG ATCAGTCGTTTGTCAAGAAAGAATGTCTGCTTTGTTATGTTTACCGATGAGATTACAGTGCGGACACTTACTTCTGAGGGCCATCCACCAGATAGAATGGGTTTCATTGGCTTTTGGAAGTTAGTGGTAGTGAAGAATCTACCTTATGATGATATGCGGCGAGTGGGCAAAATACCAAAGTTATTGGCCCATCGACTTTTTCCCTCTGCAAG GTATTCAATTTGGTTGGATAGCAAATTAAGGCTGCAGCTTGATCCTTTACTCATCTTGGAGTACTTCTTGTGGCGAAAGGGTTATGAATTTGCAATATCCAATCACTATGATCGGCATTGTGTTTGGGAAGAGGTAGCacaaaacaagaaattgaacAAGTATAATCATACAGTTATAGATCAACAATTTGCATTTTATCGGGCTGATGGACTCCAAAAATTTAATGCATCAGATCTAAACAAGCTTCTTCCAAGCA aTGTACCagaaggctcttttattattagGGCACACACCCCTATGTCAAATTTGTTCAATTGTCTCTGGTTCAATGAAGTTGAACGATTTACTCCTCGTGATCAGCTGAGTTTTGCATATACATATCAAAAGCTGAGAAGGATGAATCCTGATAAACCTTTTCATCTTAATATGTTCAAG GATTGTGAAAGGAGACACATGGCTAAGTTGTTCCATCATAGAATGGACGAGAAGAGGAATACACGTAAAAAAGCAATTGAATAA